Proteins encoded in a region of the Prunus persica cultivar Lovell chromosome G4, Prunus_persica_NCBIv2, whole genome shotgun sequence genome:
- the LOC18779707 gene encoding hexokinase-3 gives MGKVAVGLAVGVAVAACAVATVLVGRRIRSRRKWRRVVGVLKELEQSCETTVGRLRQVVDAMAVEMHAGLASDGGSKLKMLLTFVDKLPNGSEKGTYYALDLGGTNFRVLRVKLEGTRSSTLEHDVYRQAIPQDLMTGSSEDLFDFIASSLKEFVEREGDISELSLDRRGELGFTFSFPVKQMSVSSGTLLKWTKGFSIEDMVGREIAGCLENAMTRKGLNMRVAALVNDSVGSLALGHYHDTDTVAAVIIGTGTNACYLERTDAIIKSQGLLTTSGGMVVNMEWGNFWSSHLPRTLYDIELDADSPNPNDQGFEKLISGMYLGDVVRRVIVRMSQESDIFDPISSKLSMPFILRTPLIAAMHEDDSPDLEEVRRILRDNLEILDVPLKVRKLIVKVCDVVTRRAARLAAAGIVGILKKIGRDGSGGIAGGRSRSDQKMRRTVVAMEGGLYTGYTMFRDYLHEALTEILGEDIAQHVIIKVTEDGSAMGAALLAASHSSYPVDSVQLL, from the exons ATGGGGAAGGTGGCGGTGGGATTGGCGGTTGGGGTGGCGGTGGCGGCATGTGCGGTGGCGACTGTGCTGGTCGGTCGGAGAATAAGGAGCAGACGGAAGTGGAGAAGAGTGGTTGGGGTTTTGAAGGAACTCGAGCAGAGCTGTGAAACCACAGTGGGGAGGTTGAGGCAGGTCGTGGACGCTATGGCTGTGGAGATGCACGCAGGTTTGGCCTCTGATGGTGGCTCCAAGCTCAAAATGTTGCTCACTTTTGTGGATAAACTCCCCAATGG GAGTGAGAAAGGAACTTACTATGCGCTAGATCTTGGGGGTACTAATTTTAGGGTCTTACGGGTTAAGCTAGAAGGCACGAGGTCCTCTACTTTGGAACATGATGTATATCGACAAGCGATTCCTCAAGATTTGATGACTGGCTCAAGCGAG GatctatttgattttattgctTCATCGTTAAAGGAGTTCGTTGAAAGAGAAGGAGATATTTCTGAGCTTTCACTGGACAGAAGAGGGGAGCTTGGATTCACATTCTCTTTTCCCGTGAAACAAATGTCTGTGTCATCAGGCACTTTattaaaatggacaaaagGGTTTTCCATTGAAGACATG GTTGGAAGAGAGATTGCAGGATGCTTAGAAAATGCAATGACCAGGAAAGGCCTAAATATGAGGGTTGCAGCACTT GTCAATGACTCTGTGGGATCATTAGCACTTGGACATTATCACGACACAGACACTGTTGCTGCAGTGATAATTGGAACGGGTACTAATGCCTGTTATTTGGAAAGGACAGATGCTATAATTAAGTCTCAAGGGCTTCTTACAACATCTGGAGGCATG gtTGTCAACATGGAATGGGGAAATTTTTGGTCATCTCATTTACCTAGGACTCTGTATGATATTGAATTAGATGCTGATAGCCCCAATCCGAATGATCAG GGTTTTGAGAAATTGATATCAGGAATGTACCTAGGTGATGTTGTCAGGAGAGTGATTGTCAGAATGTCACAGGAGTCTGATATTTTTGACCCTATTTCTTCCAAGTTATCAATGCCTTTTATTTTGAG GACACCATTGATTGCTGCAATGCATGAAGATGACTCTCCTGACTTGGAAGAAGTACGACGTATCTTAAGAGATAACCTGGAG ATTCTGGATGTCCCTCTGAAGGTCCGAAAGCTCATAGTCAAGGTGTGTGATGTTGTGACCCGTAGGGCTGCTCGATTGGCAGCTGCTGGTATTGTGGGGATCTTGAAGAAGATTGGTCGGGATGGAAGTGGTGGAATCGCAGGTGGAAGAAGTAGAAGCGATCAGAAAATGAGAAGGACGGTTGTGGCAATGGAAGGGGGTTTGTATACAGGTTATACAATGTTTAGAGACTACTTACATGAAGCATTGACTGAAATATTAGGGGAAGATATTGCCCAACATGTCATAATCAAGGTCACTGAAGATGGATCAGCCATGGGCGCAGCTCTTCTGGCTGCTTCACATTCATCCTACCCTGTGGATAGCGTACAGTtgctataa